The sequence GCCTGTACGCCTCATGGTTTCTTGATTCATCGTAATGTTGATAATTTTCCCATGTCCCTGGCGGATCATCAGGGGGGTAAACCCTCGGGCCACAAGAAAATAACCCGTAAGATTTGTGTCAATTAAATTTCGGAACCCCTCAGGGGTAACTTGAAAAAAGGGCAGGGGTTCAATCAAGAAGCGCTTATTTACTGTGCGCATCCCAATTCCGGCGTTATTGACTAAAACATCAAGCTTTCCCCAGGTTCTTTGTACCCATTCCACTGAATCCGCTATCGATGTTTCCGAGCGAACATCCATAGGTAATCCGTATACATCCAAACCGGATGATTTAAGTCGTTTGACTTGATTATCCAGTTTCACGCCCGGTCTGGAAGCTAAGGCAACCCTAGCCCCTGCACGAAGAAGCCCTTCTGCCATTGCAAGTCCAATACCACTTGAGGCACCGGTGACAACGATACTGATTCCCGCTAAGTCAGTATTGGAAT comes from Desulfosporosinus meridiei DSM 13257 and encodes:
- a CDS encoding SDR family NAD(P)-dependent oxidoreductase, producing MTNTNTSNSNTDLAGISIVVTGASSGIGLAMAEGLLRAGARVALASRPGVKLDNQVKRLKSSGLDVYGLPMDVRSETSIADSVEWVQRTWGKLDVLVNNAGIGMRTVNKRFLIEPLPFFQVTPEGFRNLIDTNLTGYFLVARGFTPLMIRQGHGKIINITMNQETMRRTGFIPYGPAGSGAESLSYIMAEDLLPYGISVNMLLPGGATDTGMIPEDLRGQIKSPLLRPRVMVEPIVFLASSKSDGLTAEKINALEFSKWLSKYDN